The genomic stretch TGGACCCGCGGCTCGCCGTCATCGGGACAGTCGTCATCGACGCCATCGAGGAAAACTGACCGGTCTCGCCACGGCCGCGGACGTCGGCCGCGGACGTCGGCCGGGGCACAGCATTTCTCGGCGGAGTCTATCGCGAGAGGACGCGGAGAAACTCGGCCGTATCCGTGTGGTTGGTGAACTGGAGGACGAGACCGTCGTGCAGGTCACAGACGTGCGCGAACGGGATCTCGAACGTCGTCCCCGCGGCCGTCGTTCCGACGAACATCCCCTCGACGACGACCGTCTCGCCGCCGTCGACGAACCGGCCGGGGCGGACCTCAAACCGTCGGTAGGCGGCCTTGAGCGGGGCGAACACCTGTGAGACGACTGCGGCCGGGCTGCGGTACCGTCCCCCGGAGAGGGGGTCGCCACGCGGTTCGATCCAGGTCACGTCCGGATCCATCCCGGCCAGAACCGTGTCGATGTCGCCGCGGTTGAAGGCGTCGTACAGCGCCGAGACGGTCGCGACGTTGTCCGTCGTCGTCGTTGCCATAGCCGAAAGACGTGTCCCAAAAAGATAGTCGCTCGTTCCGTTCGGAAGACAGGACCGCGGGCGACGGACGTGTCGGCGCGGGCGTGCCGACGGTTACTCTTCGCGACGGAGTCGCTTCACGACGAACTCGGAGTCGAGTTCGCCGAGGAACGTCCCGAGGCGCGGTCCCTGCGTCGCGTCGAAGAACAGCCGGTAGCCGGCCTGGAAGAAGTCGCCCGTCGCGACGTCGTTTCGCTTCGCCGTCTCGTAGATTTCGCCCTGAATCTCCTCGCCCGTGTGGCCCTCGTCGACGAAGTCAGCCAGTTCGTCGAGCGCGGCGGCTACCTCGCTGTCGAAGTCTGTCTCGGGCAGTTCGACCTGCAGGCGGTAGTTGTACTCGTTGTCGAGGCGTTCGGCCCACGTGCGGGCCTTCTCGACGCGCTTCATCGCCTCCTCGATGGCCCACTCGGGCGTGTCGTCGGTGATGTGGCCCTCGTTGCGCGCCATCTGCTCGCGGAGGTCCTCGTCGTCGGTCATGCCGAGGACGGCCGCGAAGGTGTAGGGGAGTCGGACGCGCTCCTCGCGTACGTCGTCGACGGTGAAGGGATACGCGCGGTCGGCGAGTCGCTTCAGGTCGTCGTCTTCCACTTCGTCGAAGTAGATACGCTCGAAGCGGTCGAACTCGTCGACCAGTTGATCGAGTCGGGAGATGTCGAAGTCCTTCGCCTTCTTCGGGTTGCGGACGAAGAAGTACCGCAGCACCTCGGGTTCGAGGAGTTCCAGTACCTCGTGGACGGTCACGACGTTACCGGAGGAAGAAGAGAGTGCCTCGCCGTTGAGCGTGAACCACTCGTACGTCATCGGCACGGGTGGCTGGATGTGCAGGAAGTTCTCGGCGATATCCTTGCCCGAGGGCCACGAGCCTTCGGCGTGGTCCTTGCCGAACGGCTCGAAGTCGACGCCGAGGACCTGCCACTGGCCGGGCCACTCGAAGCGCCACGGCAGCTTGCCCTCGCGGAACGTCGCGGTCCCCTCGTGGCCACAGCCGTCGATCTGCTGGCCGCCGGCTTCGAGGCCTTCACAGACGTAGTCGACGGACTCGTTCTCGACGTCGACGCCCGTGATGTTCGTCGTCAGGACGCCGCACTCCGAACACTGCGCCTGGAACGGGACGTAGTCCTCGTCGATCTTGTCCTGGTACTCGGCGAGAATCTCGCGGGCCTCGTCCTGGTGTTCGAGGACGTATTCGACCACGTCGTCGAACGTCCCCTCACGGTAGAGTTCCGTGTTCGAGAGCATCTCGACGGGTACGTCGAGCATCTCGGCACTCTGGTGCAAGAGATCGGTAAAGTGCGCGCCGTAGGAGTCGTGGTCGCCGAAGGGGTCCGGAATGTCGGTGTAGGGCTTGCCGAGGTTGCGGCCGAGCGCGCCCGCGTCGACCTCGCCGAGACCGACGATGTTCCAGTCGGAGTCCGCGAGCTGTCGGGGGACCTTCCGAAGGGCGTCCTTGTCGTCGCTGGTGAAGACCTGCCGGACCTCGTGGCCGCGCTCGCGGAGGACTTCCGCGACGAAGAAGCCGCGCAGAATCTCGTTGAAGTGGCCGAGATGAGGGATGCCCGAGGGTGAGACGCCGCCCTTGATGACGATGGGTTCGTCGGGGTCGCGTGCCTCGATTTCGTCCGCCACTTCGTCGGCCCAGAAGGCGTGGTGGCCGTCGCCGCCCTCGTCGGGGTCGACGGTCTGCGCGCCGGTCGACTGGGCCTTGTCGCCACCGGCCGACTGCGGGCTGTCGGTCCCGCTCTCTTGGGAGGACTCGTCCGCGCTCATCGCTGTGCCCAGTAGCTCGGTTCCGTGCCGGTCCCTTCGGGGATGACGTCCGTCCCGTTGTGCTCGCCGCGGAGGACGGCCTGTTCGACGCGTTCGGGGTCGTTGCCGTCGAGGACGATGGTGCGCATTCCGGCGCGTTCGATGAGCTTCGTCGCCAGCAGGTCGACCGGCGCGGAGGAACCCGCGTCCCGGCTCATCGGGGCGACGATGTCGACGAGTTCCGAGGGCGTCATCTCGTCGAATTTGACTGCCTCGGGGTTCGTCTTCGGGTCCGAGTCGTAGACGCCGTTCGCGCTCGTCGCGTAGACGAGCAGGTCGGCGTTGACGTACTCGGCGAGTGCGGCGGCGACGGCGTCGGTCGTCTGGCCAGGCATGACGCCGCCCATCACGCTCACGTCGCCGCGGCGGATGGAGTCGCCCGCCGCCTCGTAGTTCTTTGCGACCTTCGGGTCGACGCCCGAGTCGAGCGCGGCGATGAGCAGCCGCGCGTTGATGCGCGTCACGTCGATGCCGATCTGGTCGAGCTGGACCTCGTTCGCCCCGAGTTCGCGAGCGGCACCGATATACTCGCGGGCGACCCCGCCGCCGCCGACGACGACGCCGAGTTCACAGCCCTCGCGGGCCAGCGACTCGACGACCGCTGCGTGTCCCTCCACGCGCTCGGGGTCGAGTTCCGGCGCGAGCACACTACCGCCGATAGAAACCACGACTCTCATTGCACCGGAATTGCCGGGTTTCGGGCTTAAGGGTTATCAAGTCGAGGACGGTCTGTGGGGGCGAGTCACGGGGGCGGACCGCAGAGGCGAGGCAGGCCGAAGCAACACTAAAGCCCCTCCGTCGCCGCCTTCGACGCATGAAGCTCCTCTCGTTCGTCGGCGACGACGCCGACCAGGTTGCCGAACGCCTCGCTCCGCGGCTCGACGGCCGCGTCGCCACGGTCGAACGGCTCCCCGAGCGCGCGGCCGGAACCGACACCGACGGCGTCGACGGCGCGTTCGGTCTCGCCGACGACGGCGCGTGGGTCGGCGCGGGCGACGACCGGTCGCTCTCCGACCTTCTCGACGCGCTCGCACCGGAGTACGACTACGCCCTGCTCTCGGGCTTTCCGGAGGCGCGCGCACCCGCCGTGGTCGTCGGCGACGTGGATATCGAAACTCGCGGTGACGTCGTCGCAGCGGTGAAATCCCCTGCCGACGCCGACCTCGATGAACTCGCGAAACACGCCGACGACGGCGAGGCGTACGTCACTCTCGACACGCTCGTCGAACGGGTCAAACGGTCGCCGCGGGCGGACTACGCCGGGGCCATCGCGACCTTCACGGGTCGCGTCCGGGCGAAAGAAGA from Halogranum gelatinilyticum encodes the following:
- a CDS encoding nuclear transport factor 2 family protein; the protein is MATTTTDNVATVSALYDAFNRGDIDTVLAGMDPDVTWIEPRGDPLSGGRYRSPAAVVSQVFAPLKAAYRRFEVRPGRFVDGGETVVVEGMFVGTTAAGTTFEIPFAHVCDLHDGLVLQFTNHTDTAEFLRVLSR
- the lysS gene encoding lysine--tRNA ligase; amino-acid sequence: MSADESSQESGTDSPQSAGGDKAQSTGAQTVDPDEGGDGHHAFWADEVADEIEARDPDEPIVIKGGVSPSGIPHLGHFNEILRGFFVAEVLRERGHEVRQVFTSDDKDALRKVPRQLADSDWNIVGLGEVDAGALGRNLGKPYTDIPDPFGDHDSYGAHFTDLLHQSAEMLDVPVEMLSNTELYREGTFDDVVEYVLEHQDEAREILAEYQDKIDEDYVPFQAQCSECGVLTTNITGVDVENESVDYVCEGLEAGGQQIDGCGHEGTATFREGKLPWRFEWPGQWQVLGVDFEPFGKDHAEGSWPSGKDIAENFLHIQPPVPMTYEWFTLNGEALSSSSGNVVTVHEVLELLEPEVLRYFFVRNPKKAKDFDISRLDQLVDEFDRFERIYFDEVEDDDLKRLADRAYPFTVDDVREERVRLPYTFAAVLGMTDDEDLREQMARNEGHITDDTPEWAIEEAMKRVEKARTWAERLDNEYNYRLQVELPETDFDSEVAAALDELADFVDEGHTGEEIQGEIYETAKRNDVATGDFFQAGYRLFFDATQGPRLGTFLGELDSEFVVKRLRREE
- a CDS encoding molybdopterin synthase translates to MKLLSFVGDDADQVAERLAPRLDGRVATVERLPERAAGTDTDGVDGAFGLADDGAWVGAGDDRSLSDLLDALAPEYDYALLSGFPEARAPAVVVGDVDIETRGDVVAAVKSPADADLDELAKHADDGEAYVTLDTLVERVKRSPRADYAGAIATFTGRVRAKEDAEDARTTHLAFEKYEGVAEDRMAAISAELTEREGVEEVVMHHRTGVIEDGEDIVFVVVLAGHRTESFRAVEDGINRLKDEVPIFKKETTVDEEFWVHDRQ
- the pyrH gene encoding UMP kinase yields the protein MRVVVSIGGSVLAPELDPERVEGHAAVVESLAREGCELGVVVGGGGVAREYIGAARELGANEVQLDQIGIDVTRINARLLIAALDSGVDPKVAKNYEAAGDSIRRGDVSVMGGVMPGQTTDAVAAALAEYVNADLLVYATSANGVYDSDPKTNPEAVKFDEMTPSELVDIVAPMSRDAGSSAPVDLLATKLIERAGMRTIVLDGNDPERVEQAVLRGEHNGTDVIPEGTGTEPSYWAQR